The sequence ATACTTTATATTAgttgtttttgtatagaaaaaacaccacttccgtttttttttttgagataaaattttgtatttgctgataaaattttcataaaatatagtgtttcatacatatttaagtaaatattagagtgtccaaaaaaacggcaaatttgaaaaaccggtttaaccgaaaagtttttgaaaaaactggttttgattattgccttttaaaaaaactgattaaACGGTTtaggtttttgtcttcaaaaaaacctgttaaccggtataaattaaatttttatttaatatgaaattgtgaactaaatcttcggaaattttgcattttttaattcttaaggctctatatttatgctattttttatatcttttacgaaatattatcaaatgctttaattttctataaaacaaatcaatatttttaaaaatggtatcaaagtttttcataaagatgtttgaatgagctttagaaaatatattgcattaaaaccggttaaccgtcttataAAAATCGGTTTCTCAAAAAacccgaaaccggtggagtttacaaagatgaaaaaaacggTTTTCGGGTTTGGATACTCTAGTAAATATGTATTcgaatgaaaaacatttttcaatttagaataacaacttattcgatcaataattctcgattaatcgaataaatttatattcaagttaaaattaataaaatatagtttatttaaacaaaaatttggacaAAACTATCTTAAAGAAAGAAGACCAATAGTTGATAcattgtttataaaacaaattttgtatggaaatttgatatacaatacataaattaccgttaccgctaagctaccgtAATCTCAATAATggagtttattgaaatctacaaaatttaaaatataataaaataggCACAAACTTTgtcaacttatttttataccctacaccaccttgTGTGTAAAACATTCATATaaaacccgcttccgaaaatcaacataaataactttcataaatacataaatcacacgaccaatCACCATGAAGATTGGTTCAtcattggtcatagctcccatataaggcccttttccgaaaatcacgaaactcacgaatataaattattgacatttttaaaaaatgtttttgctcctttacttattgtagggtattatatggtcgggcttgaccaaccatactttcttacttgtttactcTGTAAATTGTAAAATAGTTTGATTTAAAGTTCATGGCCATCTTTAAAtagctttaaataaaattgtgtttttttgaaactgcttgaaaatactaaaaattcataaacatttattttttttttaaatttgatactaaaattatttttttataaaccctcatgatttaaagattattttcgaacataagttagaattttcgaatttaattttcgaacataatattgcTTTGCCATTAGGTTTATTCATGatttagagattattttaacagctttCTAAAATGTTCGATCATAAGTTTAaggtttttgaattttcaaacatAATCAATAGGTTTATGCTTGATTTAGAGAATATTTTaaacactttaaacatttttcaaacatACTATTGCATTATTGAAACATTGCTGATTCTTAAGAACCCTTCTCCTTAGTGTTTAGATATAcccaatttaaattaataaaaacttccTTTCATGTTtatctttttaaacaaaaaatgttgaaacgtttattggaaaattataaaacgTGCATGCTGCTTActagatttaatttaaaaccttttaaaattattatttactttaGCTGTTAACTAATGTGTCTTTTGTTTGTGACTCTCTCTCCTTTAGCCCATTTAATCGACTTTCTTGCTCTTTGATTTTTTGGCAGCCGCTTGCTTAGCACCCTTCTTGGGAGCAGCCTTGGCGTCGCTCTTATTCCAATAGTACAACATTTGGCTAACAATGACGCCGTTAGCAAATGACGAAGCACAGAATGTAATGACCATCATCTTGTCGCCTGTTTCCTGGAGTGAAGTGAAAATGCGAGCCAAAGAACCGGCAAAGAGCAAGAATACAGTGGCTGCTGATAGCTGGCCAGTGGATCCATTTTTGTAGTTAGTCCAGGCTTGAGATAATTTACCCACCAACAGAATGGGTATAGTACAACTTTGTACGGTAACCAGTACATTGAAAGGAGTCAAGCCGGAACATAAAACATACACACACGTTGCGTAAAAGAGAATGAAAGCTAAAGCTTTGGCTTTGGCACCGCTAAAGAACATGACTAGAGCTGCAATGGCCATTGTTTGAAAGGCCAAAAATGTATTATCACCCCAGGAACTGAAAGGGAAACCGTTTACGTAGCTGTAGGCCATGTGAAAGGTAATGGCGGTCAAATCTAATAACACGGAAATTAGATTAATGCCTTCACCAGATTTGTTCTTAAGGATCTTCAAAACCTGAGGTACTTTAACCAACAAAGAACCGGCAATAATGGCCAAACCTAGGCCTTTACTTAGCAAAGCCTTAAAGCAAGGAActgcaatagaaaataaatgtaaaaggTAAAAACAATTCTATAAAAAACCTCATCTGCACTTACCATCAAAATAATTTTGCTCTAGGAAATAAttgtcaaaacatttttcactcATTAAAAACAAAGCTCCTTTCTTGATAGCCTCCATTTTGAAGATTTATAGCCTCCTTAATgaatttgttgaaatattaattttagttttgctTCGCTGCAGCCGGTTTGACACGTTTCCCTGTGGCTTTGGTTGTACTTTTGAACTTCTTtctataataaaagaaaaaaatcaatcagTTGTGCTCATTTTCTGTGGTCAATTTAATGAGTTAACAATGAAGTTGTTATCTTtagattcaatttatttttccttttaatttACGCACCCACTACTAAATCGTACACGTAATTGTAATCAcacaatttgattttgtttctaatcaattaaataaatgcaagagcaacacacaacaacaacaattttcgGAAAATATATGCCGCTTTTGACAGCTGTAGTAAAAGAGAATgataaaaaaagtatgaaagAGAAAATTAGAGAAAATGTTTTAAGAATGAAGTATAAAGAGAATGTATAAAAACAGGGTTATTAAAATTCAACTGAATAGAGAtgccatattttaaaatgcttgtatagttatttaaaaaactgttatattctgttgaaatttgaatttatttacaagaatattttagttttgaagttttataattttatagtttGAATATATAACATATAATATCtccatattttataattaaaaataactttttcatatTGGGTTTTTTGATAAAAGTGCTGATATCTCAGAAATGATATGTACAAAAAACATAATCTATTAAATACTGAAATTTTGaagtttgaaaatgttaaacctaaaaaattacatgttctacattgtatttaatgtttaatgtatAACAAATGTTTAATGTATAACAAatgaaagctctagaatatatTGTTACATTGTTGAGATAAAGGCACTCTTACAAAAACTcagtattgaaaacaaaattttactcatTATTGTctcttacccccagtaacacgaagtctggttatgtgttaactaatagttaaactgacagttttcatacaaaaataattttaaccgacagtataactattagttaacgcataaccaggcttcgtgttaatgggggttaataTGTTTTCCATATACAATACATATTGTtcgtataatattttttttggaataaatctatattctttaattaaactATAGTATTTATATGTGCTTAATAATATTCTTCAAATTGACCCAAAAATATGTCAAACAATTCCAAATATGTAATACGAAACTATGGATGCTAGTCAAGCATGTAGAAAATAATTATGTACTCAAATAAGCAGCTTTGAAATTAATAATGGATTTTCATTTGTTCTATAAATAGTACTTTGTACTGACgtaaataaaatgcaaacagTGGAGTAGAAAAATGTTTCTACGAAATAGAACAAATTCGGGTCTTTGGGTTCAAATTTTGAAcctaaaacaagaaaaaaaataaaaggattaattttcaaaaatatgaatgaaaaaacaaacttgcatagagcggaaactcgaaaaaaacccaaacaaaaaaaattactcaaaaaagagtgttgtttttgttttcacatagttttttttactaatacattctcaccacttaggtttttgacaactgagttaggtctttgacaggagagtttccgctctatgtgttttctctatgctTGCAGTGCACAAGCAAGTCTGTACtcaaatttgaacaattttcttCACCTTAATCCGACCTTACCTCTGACATTTACAATCCATCCAACCCATGAGCACCAAACTGGTTTCATTAGAAAGGCAATTTAGTGAATATAGTTTTAGACTTCTCAAATACTGCATTAggtccatttttatacccttcaccttcgtgagaagggtatatataagtttttcattccgtttgtaatttctacatttttcatttccgaccctataaagcagTGGTGCCCGAACACATACCATCAAAGCTTTGGTTGTGTTGGTAAAACAGCGgagaatttaatttg comes from Calliphora vicina chromosome 2, idCalVici1.1, whole genome shotgun sequence and encodes:
- the LOC135951795 gene encoding mannose-P-dolichol utilization defect 1 protein homolog, whose translation is MEAIKKGALFLMSEKCFDNYFLEQNYFDVPCFKALLSKGLGLAIIAGSLLVKVPQVLKILKNKSGEGINLISVLLDLTAITFHMAYSYVNGFPFSSWGDNTFLAFQTMAIAALVMFFSGAKAKALAFILFYATCVYVLCSGLTPFNVLVTVQSCTIPILLVGKLSQAWTNYKNGSTGQLSAATVFLLFAGSLARIFTSLQETGDKMMVITFCASSFANGVIVSQMLYYWNKSDAKAAPKKGAKQAAAKKSKSKKVD